The Roseicyclus marinus genome has a segment encoding these proteins:
- the bchL gene encoding ferredoxin:protochlorophyllide reductase (ATP-dependent) iron-sulfur ATP-binding protein, with protein MREAAGLAKRDLGAPPVLKKGEDGEGSLQVHLDPEMKIEGAQVFAVYGKGGIGKSTTSSNLSAAFSKLGKKVLQIGCDPKHDSTFTLTGHLQPTVIDILKEVDFHAEELRPEDFVTTGYNGVMCIEAGGPPAGTGCGGYVVGQTVKLLKQHHLLEDTDVVIFDVLGDVVCGGFAAPLQHADRAVIVTANDFDSIYAMNRIIAAVQAKSKNYNVRLAGCIANRSKATDEVDRYCAEVGFNRIAHMPDVDAIRRSRLKKKTLFEMPDDEDIVQCRAEYIRLAQTLWAGTEPLSPSPLEDRHIFELLGFD; from the coding sequence ATGCGCGAGGCCGCAGGTCTGGCCAAACGCGATCTTGGCGCACCCCCCGTCCTGAAAAAGGGCGAGGATGGCGAAGGCTCGCTTCAGGTCCATCTCGATCCCGAGATGAAGATCGAAGGCGCGCAGGTCTTTGCCGTCTACGGCAAGGGCGGGATCGGGAAATCCACCACCTCGTCGAACCTGTCCGCTGCTTTCTCGAAGCTCGGGAAAAAGGTGCTCCAGATTGGCTGCGATCCCAAGCATGACAGCACCTTCACCCTGACCGGCCACCTTCAGCCGACGGTCATCGACATCCTGAAAGAGGTCGATTTCCATGCCGAGGAACTCCGCCCCGAGGATTTCGTGACCACGGGGTACAACGGCGTCATGTGCATCGAGGCCGGTGGCCCGCCCGCCGGCACCGGCTGCGGCGGTTATGTCGTGGGCCAGACGGTCAAGCTTCTGAAACAGCACCACCTGCTGGAAGACACCGATGTCGTGATCTTCGACGTTCTGGGCGACGTGGTCTGCGGCGGCTTTGCCGCCCCTCTGCAGCATGCCGACCGCGCGGTGATCGTCACGGCCAATGATTTCGACAGCATCTACGCGATGAACCGCATCATCGCCGCCGTGCAGGCCAAGTCGAAAAACTACAACGTGCGGCTCGCAGGCTGTATCGCCAACCGCTCGAAAGCCACCGACGAGGTGGATCGCTACTGCGCCGAGGTCGGCTTCAACCGCATCGCGCACATGCCCGATGTGGATGCGATCCGCCGCTCGCGGCTCAAGAAAAAGACCCTGTTCGAAATGCCCGACGACGAGGACATCGTGCAGTGCCGCGCCGAATACATCCGCTTGGCACAGACCCTGTGGGCCGGGACAGAGCCGCTTTCGCCCTCGCCGCTGGAAGACCGCCACATCTTTGAATTGCTGGGGTTCGATTGA
- the bchM gene encoding magnesium protoporphyrin IX methyltransferase, with protein MVATPTYGATRDRVEEYFDRTATKTWERLTSDAPVSGIRQTVREGRDRMRAIMLSCLPSDLTGKRVLDAGCGTGAMTEELARRGAEVVAIDISPALVEIAAKRLPEGLAPQVTFTSGDMLSTELGSFDHVMAMDSMIYYEAPDLGRALAHLCPRVSDSIVFTVAPRTAFLMAFWGLGKLFPRSDRSPTMIPHNPRRLSHEATRNGATGSISEIERVSRGFYISTCLEYRT; from the coding sequence ATGGTCGCAACGCCGACATACGGCGCCACGCGCGACCGGGTCGAAGAATACTTCGACCGCACCGCCACGAAAACGTGGGAGCGGTTGACCTCTGATGCGCCCGTGTCCGGCATCCGCCAGACCGTGCGTGAAGGGCGGGACAGGATGAGGGCGATCATGCTGTCCTGCCTGCCTTCCGATCTGACCGGCAAGCGTGTGCTCGATGCCGGATGCGGCACCGGTGCCATGACCGAGGAATTGGCCCGCCGCGGGGCCGAGGTCGTGGCCATCGACATCTCTCCCGCGCTGGTCGAGATCGCGGCCAAGCGCCTGCCCGAGGGGTTGGCCCCGCAGGTCACCTTTACCTCCGGCGACATGTTGTCGACCGAACTGGGGTCCTTCGACCACGTGATGGCGATGGATTCGATGATCTATTACGAGGCCCCCGATCTGGGCCGCGCGCTGGCGCATCTGTGCCCGCGCGTGTCGGACAGCATCGTCTTCACCGTGGCCCCGCGCACGGCCTTCCTCATGGCCTTCTGGGGCCTGGGCAAGCTCTTCCCCCGCTCGGACCGCTCGCCCACGATGATCCCGCACAACCCCCGCCGCCTGTCGCATGAAGCGACCCGTAACGGCGCAACAGGATCGATTTCCGAGATCGAGCGCGTCAGCCGCGGCTTCTACATCTCGACATGTCTGGAGTATCGGACATGA
- a CDS encoding MFS transporter yields MSLLKRISIRYMPFADAASDDFPLSQLLRLSLFQVSVGMAAVLLLGTLNRVMIVELQVPAFLVASMVALPVLIAPFRALLGFKSDTYKSAIGWKRIPYLWFGTLWQFGGLAIMPAALLVLGGDVTQVRYDIPFAGEALAGIAFLMTGLGMHMTQTAGLALAADRATDETRPRVVALLYVMLLVGMAVSSIVIGWFLQEFTPIELIQVVQATAVVTVVLNVIALWKQERVQPMTRAQRAAADDPSFADAWADYAAGGTAGRLLAVVFLGTIAFNMQDVLLEPYGGEILGLSVSSTTLLTATWATGALVGFALAAKWLSSGINPYRMGARGILAGLAAFSAVIFANPWGSAPLFFAGAALIGFGGGLFSVATLTAAMTMPAGKAGRGLALGAWGAAQATAAGLSTAIGGGIRDLVNTAATQGHLGAALDNPATGYSVVYHVEILFLFITLVALGPLVRTATTDMREGGAGKIGLADLPT; encoded by the coding sequence ATGAGCCTGCTCAAGCGCATCTCGATCCGCTACATGCCGTTCGCCGATGCCGCGTCCGACGACTTCCCGTTGTCGCAGCTCCTGCGCCTGTCGCTGTTCCAGGTCTCCGTCGGCATGGCCGCCGTCCTGCTGCTCGGCACGCTCAACCGCGTGATGATCGTCGAGCTTCAGGTGCCCGCCTTCCTCGTCGCCTCCATGGTCGCGCTGCCCGTGCTGATCGCGCCCTTCCGCGCGCTTCTGGGGTTCAAGTCCGACACCTACAAATCGGCCATCGGCTGGAAACGCATTCCCTATCTTTGGTTCGGCACGCTCTGGCAATTCGGCGGCCTCGCCATCATGCCCGCCGCCCTTCTGGTGTTGGGCGGCGATGTCACGCAGGTGCGCTACGACATCCCCTTCGCCGGTGAGGCGCTCGCCGGCATCGCCTTCCTGATGACGGGTCTGGGGATGCACATGACCCAGACGGCGGGTCTGGCCCTTGCCGCCGACCGCGCGACCGATGAAACGCGCCCCCGCGTCGTGGCGCTCCTTTACGTGATGCTGCTGGTGGGCATGGCCGTATCCTCGATCGTGATCGGCTGGTTCCTGCAGGAATTCACGCCCATCGAATTGATCCAGGTCGTGCAGGCCACCGCCGTCGTTACCGTCGTCCTCAACGTCATCGCGCTCTGGAAACAGGAACGCGTGCAGCCCATGACCCGCGCCCAGCGCGCGGCAGCCGATGACCCCAGCTTCGCCGATGCCTGGGCCGATTACGCCGCGGGCGGAACCGCCGGGCGGCTTCTGGCGGTCGTGTTCCTCGGGACCATCGCCTTCAACATGCAAGACGTGCTGCTCGAACCCTATGGCGGCGAGATCCTGGGCCTGTCGGTGTCTTCCACCACGCTTCTGACCGCGACATGGGCCACCGGTGCGCTGGTCGGTTTCGCGCTGGCCGCGAAATGGCTCTCCTCCGGGATCAACCCCTACCGCATGGGCGCGCGCGGCATCCTTGCCGGTCTTGCCGCCTTTTCCGCCGTGATCTTCGCCAATCCCTGGGGCTCTGCGCCGCTGTTCTTTGCCGGGGCCGCGCTGATCGGGTTCGGTGGCGGGCTCTTCTCTGTCGCCACGCTGACGGCGGCCATGACCATGCCTGCGGGCAAGGCGGGCCGAGGCCTCGCGCTGGGCGCATGGGGCGCCGCGCAGGCCACGGCGGCGGGCCTGTCCACCGCCATCGGCGGCGGCATCCGCGACCTTGTGAATACCGCCGCGACCCAGGGGCATCTGGGCGCTGCCCTCGACAATCCGGCGACCGGCTACTCGGTCGTCTACCACGTCGAGATCCTGTTCCTTTTCATCACGCTGGTGGCTCTCGGGCCGCTGGTGCGCACCGCAACGACCGACATGAGGGAAGGGGGGGCCGGCAAGATCGGGCTCGCCGACCTGCCCACCTGA
- the puhA gene encoding photosynthetic reaction center subunit H — translation MENAFFGNFDLASLSIWLFWIFFALLIYYLQTENMREGYPLENEDGTAAPNQGPFPVPDPKTFKLMHGRGEVTVPSPENEAAHRRADLPLTKAAHNASNGYPYEPVGDAMLAGVGSGAWTPRRDVPELDGHGHAKIVPMGQTDSFRVSAGSDPRGMPVVAGDGAVVGTISDMWVDAPEQLVRYLEIELDADHGGGTRLVPIHFCRIWGGKVKINAIYGKHFAAVPLTKSSTQITLLEEEKISAYYGAGILYASQDRIDPLL, via the coding sequence ATGGAAAACGCATTCTTCGGCAACTTCGATCTCGCCAGCCTCTCGATCTGGCTGTTCTGGATCTTCTTCGCCCTGCTGATCTACTACCTGCAGACCGAGAACATGCGCGAAGGCTACCCGCTCGAGAACGAGGACGGGACCGCCGCGCCCAACCAGGGCCCCTTCCCGGTTCCCGATCCCAAGACCTTCAAACTGATGCATGGTAGGGGCGAGGTCACCGTGCCCTCGCCCGAGAACGAGGCCGCGCATCGCCGCGCCGACCTGCCGCTGACCAAGGCCGCGCATAACGCCAGCAACGGCTATCCCTACGAGCCCGTGGGCGATGCGATGCTGGCCGGTGTCGGATCGGGGGCCTGGACCCCGCGCCGCGACGTGCCCGAGCTTGACGGCCACGGCCATGCCAAGATCGTGCCGATGGGCCAGACCGACAGCTTCCGCGTCTCGGCCGGCAGCGATCCGCGCGGCATGCCTGTTGTCGCGGGCGACGGTGCCGTGGTCGGCACGATCAGCGACATGTGGGTCGACGCGCCCGAACAGCTGGTCCGCTACCTCGAGATCGAACTCGATGCGGATCATGGTGGCGGCACGCGCCTTGTGCCTATCCATTTCTGCCGGATCTGGGGCGGCAAGGTGAAGATCAACGCGATCTACGGAAAGCATTTCGCCGCTGTTCCCCTCACCAAGTCGTCCACCCAGATCACCCTGCTCGAGGAAGAGAAGATCTCCGCCTACTACGGAGCAGGCATCCTCTACGCGTCGCAAGACCGGATCGATCCGCTCCTGTGA
- the puhB gene encoding photosynthetic complex putative assembly protein PuhB — protein MPHDHDDFAVEPVRGLPEALPEGEHILWQGQPAWWPLLTESLSFWWVAGYFTFLFAWRTVAGAATETWADAATAASFFLVLGLIVCALLLVVAVMQAKATVYTITNRRVAMRIGAALTMTLNLPFRKIANASLGLRKDGHGSIALELMEDDGARLSYIMTWPHVRPWKMKHTQPALRCIPDARKVAAILSEAAETAVSEPVIERVPAARPVAAE, from the coding sequence ATGCCGCATGATCACGACGATTTCGCCGTCGAACCCGTCCGGGGTCTCCCCGAGGCGCTGCCCGAAGGCGAACACATCCTCTGGCAGGGTCAACCTGCCTGGTGGCCGCTTCTGACCGAAAGCCTCAGCTTCTGGTGGGTTGCGGGCTATTTCACCTTCCTCTTCGCCTGGCGCACCGTTGCCGGTGCCGCCACCGAAACCTGGGCCGATGCCGCGACCGCTGCATCGTTCTTTCTGGTTCTCGGGCTGATCGTCTGCGCGCTTTTGCTGGTCGTCGCCGTGATGCAGGCCAAGGCGACGGTCTACACCATCACCAACCGTCGCGTCGCCATGCGCATCGGGGCGGCGCTGACGATGACCCTTAACCTTCCTTTCCGAAAGATTGCCAATGCGTCGCTCGGGCTGCGCAAGGATGGGCATGGCTCCATCGCGCTGGAGCTGATGGAAGATGACGGCGCGCGGCTCTCCTACATCATGACATGGCCGCATGTCCGCCCGTGGAAGATGAAGCACACGCAACCCGCGCTGCGCTGCATCCCCGACGCGCGCAAGGTCGCAGCCATCCTGTCCGAAGCGGCCGAAACCGCCGTTTCCGAGCCTGTCATCGAACGCGTTCCGGCCGCCCGGCCGGTCGCTGCGGAGTAA
- the puhC gene encoding photosynthetic complex assembly protein PuhC, with the protein MPTFTRSYTKAEQKLVERDKEMVPTILVRAMFALCISVLIIVAYARLTDRPLEAMPPSEAEVPVVQERIIRIFGQMDGSARVLDVDGSLIADLGPTEGGFVAGIYRVLERERGAVGLSPSEPIRLVRFSDGRIGLRDDLTDFRAELFGFGASNEAVFARLLEE; encoded by the coding sequence ATGCCCACATTCACCCGCAGCTACACCAAGGCCGAACAGAAGCTTGTCGAACGTGACAAGGAAATGGTCCCCACGATCCTCGTGCGGGCCATGTTCGCGCTGTGCATCTCGGTCCTGATCATCGTGGCCTATGCCCGTCTCACCGACCGCCCGCTCGAGGCGATGCCGCCCAGCGAGGCCGAGGTGCCCGTGGTGCAGGAACGGATCATCCGCATTTTCGGCCAGATGGACGGGTCCGCCCGCGTTCTGGATGTCGACGGGTCCCTGATCGCCGATCTGGGCCCCACCGAAGGCGGCTTTGTCGCCGGGATCTACCGCGTGCTGGAACGCGAACGGGGGGCCGTCGGCCTGTCCCCGTCCGAGCCCATCCGGTTGGTGCGTTTTTCAGACGGACGCATCGGGCTTCGGGATGACCTGACCGACTTCCGGGCAGAATTGTTCGGGTTCGGGGCAAGCAACGAGGCGGTCTTTGCCCGCCTGCTGGAGGAATGA
- the acsF gene encoding magnesium-protoporphyrin IX monomethyl ester (oxidative) cyclase: MKDLTHSADAATVEEALAADNHQGVVDSEGATALAMQNTLLTPRFYTTDFDEMDAIDVSGVREDWDKLIDQMKSDPNKGHFKKNEDWDHIDWDGMEPKLKAEFIDFLVSSCTAEFSGCVLYKEMKRRGNNEDIVTLFQLMARDEARHAGFINDALREAGIAVNLGFLTQKKKYTYFRPKFIYYATYLSEKIGYARYITIYRHLEANPEHRFHPIFKWFKEWCNDEFSHGEAFALLMKTDPKLTSGVNVLWIKFFLTAVYATMYVRDHQRPAFHKALGVDPDWYAHEVFTKTSTISKQVFPITLDIDHPRWQKGLEALQRANVDLADAKKTGNVFKRVSASTRAAIAFVGLFTIPAVKHQVPVSTRLEPAY; this comes from the coding sequence ATGAAAGACCTGACCCATTCCGCCGACGCCGCCACCGTCGAAGAGGCGCTGGCCGCCGACAACCATCAGGGCGTGGTCGACAGCGAGGGTGCGACCGCCCTTGCCATGCAGAACACGCTCTTGACCCCGCGCTTCTACACGACCGATTTCGACGAGATGGACGCCATCGATGTCTCGGGCGTGCGCGAAGACTGGGACAAGCTGATCGACCAGATGAAAAGCGACCCCAACAAGGGCCATTTCAAAAAGAACGAAGACTGGGATCATATCGATTGGGACGGCATGGAGCCCAAGCTCAAGGCCGAATTCATCGATTTCCTCGTCTCCTCCTGCACCGCCGAGTTTTCGGGCTGCGTTCTCTACAAGGAGATGAAGCGGCGCGGCAACAACGAGGATATCGTGACGCTGTTCCAGCTCATGGCGCGCGACGAGGCGCGGCATGCGGGCTTCATCAACGATGCCCTGCGCGAGGCGGGGATCGCCGTGAACCTCGGCTTTCTGACTCAAAAGAAGAAATACACCTATTTCCGGCCCAAGTTCATCTACTACGCCACCTACCTGTCGGAAAAGATCGGCTACGCCCGCTACATCACCATCTACCGCCACCTCGAGGCGAACCCCGAGCATCGGTTCCACCCGATCTTCAAGTGGTTCAAGGAATGGTGCAACGACGAGTTCAGCCACGGCGAAGCCTTCGCGCTTCTGATGAAGACCGATCCGAAACTGACCTCCGGCGTCAACGTGCTGTGGATCAAGTTCTTCCTGACCGCCGTCTATGCCACGATGTATGTCCGCGACCACCAGCGGCCCGCCTTCCACAAGGCGCTGGGCGTCGACCCCGATTGGTATGCGCACGAGGTCTTCACCAAGACCTCGACGATCTCGAAACAGGTCTTTCCGATCACGCTCGATATCGACCATCCGCGCTGGCAAAAGGGGCTCGAGGCGCTGCAGCGCGCCAATGTCGATCTGGCTGACGCGAAAAAGACCGGGAATGTCTTCAAGCGGGTGTCGGCCTCGACGCGGGCGGCGATCGCCTTTGTCGGGCTCTTCACCATCCCGGCGGTCAAGCATCAGGTTCCTGTCTCCACCCGGCTGGAGCCCGCCTATTGA
- the puhE gene encoding putative photosynthetic complex assembly protein PuhE, which yields MLTSPWIAALVALFLWWFSTGAILMTVRRVDHEGAKARLWAVLWNLPFLILGGFGFLDTLGNGSIMGVYVAFLSALALWGWIELAFLTGVITGPVRQPLRAGVPEWERFIRAWGTIAYHEMLLAFTLLAMIVASYGAENSFGIWTFALLFAARISAKLNLYLGVRKINVEFIPEHLNHLPSHFRIARMNWLFPLSITGLSFAVACFLERVWFAEAQADVIGFALLGALAALALLEHWFMVLPLPDQKLWRWMLPEPPAPNTQAMKTSEDVR from the coding sequence ATGCTCACCTCGCCCTGGATCGCCGCCCTTGTGGCCCTGTTTCTCTGGTGGTTCTCCACCGGGGCGATCCTGATGACCGTGCGCCGTGTCGATCACGAAGGCGCCAAGGCGCGGCTTTGGGCCGTGCTTTGGAACCTGCCCTTCCTGATCCTTGGGGGCTTCGGCTTTCTCGACACGCTCGGCAACGGGTCGATCATGGGTGTCTATGTCGCCTTCCTGTCGGCGCTGGCGCTCTGGGGCTGGATCGAACTGGCGTTCCTGACCGGTGTGATCACCGGCCCGGTGCGCCAACCCCTGCGCGCGGGCGTGCCCGAATGGGAACGTTTCATCCGCGCCTGGGGCACCATCGCCTATCACGAGATGCTCCTGGCCTTCACGCTTCTGGCGATGATCGTGGCCAGCTACGGCGCGGAAAACAGCTTTGGCATTTGGACCTTTGCCCTGCTCTTTGCCGCCCGCATCTCGGCCAAGCTCAACCTTTACCTCGGGGTCCGCAAGATCAACGTGGAATTCATCCCCGAACACCTGAACCACCTGCCCAGCCATTTCCGAATCGCGCGGATGAACTGGCTCTTTCCGCTTTCCATCACGGGCCTCAGCTTTGCGGTCGCCTGTTTCCTTGAACGCGTCTGGTTCGCCGAGGCTCAGGCCGATGTCATCGGTTTCGCCCTTCTCGGCGCGCTGGCCGCGCTCGCCCTGCTGGAACACTGGTTCATGGTGCTCCCGCTTCCCGATCAGAAACTTTGGCGCTGGATGCTCCCCGAGCCGCCCGCGCCCAATACCCAAGCCATGAAGACAAGCGAGGATGTACGATGA
- the hemA gene encoding 5-aminolevulinate synthase, whose product MNFDKLFQAQLDQLKQEGNYRIFAELQRQCGNFPRVKNHSHGQDEVTVWCSNDYLGMGHHPKVIEAMIETVEECGTGAGGTRNISGNAWHHRQLEAELADLHGKEAALLFTSGYVSNWAALSTLGSRLPNAVILSDELNHASMIEGIRHARCQKVIWKHNDPEDLDRKLAALPANATKIVAFESVYSMDGDIAPIREIVEVAEKHGAMTYIDEVHAVGMYGPRGGGVAEREGLMDRITLIEGTLGKAYGVVGGYITGSHALVDFIRSFASGFIFTTALPPAVAAAATASIRHLKESSYERDLQKRQVARLRARLDAEGIPHERNPSHIIPVMVKDPVKCRMLADILMDQFGIYVQPINYPTVPKGTERLRFTPGPLHTDEDIEYLVMALKTLWKQCAIAHAVA is encoded by the coding sequence ATGAACTTCGACAAGCTGTTCCAAGCCCAGCTCGATCAACTCAAGCAGGAGGGGAACTACCGCATCTTCGCCGAACTGCAACGCCAGTGCGGGAATTTCCCCCGCGTGAAAAACCATTCCCACGGCCAGGACGAAGTCACCGTCTGGTGCTCGAATGATTACCTCGGCATGGGCCATCACCCCAAGGTGATCGAGGCGATGATCGAGACGGTCGAGGAATGCGGCACCGGTGCGGGCGGCACCCGCAACATCTCGGGCAACGCCTGGCACCACCGCCAGCTCGAAGCGGAACTGGCCGATCTTCATGGCAAGGAAGCGGCGCTTCTGTTCACCTCCGGCTATGTCTCCAACTGGGCCGCGCTGTCGACGCTTGGGTCGCGCCTGCCCAATGCGGTGATCTTGTCCGACGAACTCAACCACGCCTCCATGATCGAGGGCATCCGCCACGCGCGCTGCCAAAAGGTCATCTGGAAACACAACGACCCCGAGGATCTGGACCGCAAGCTTGCGGCGCTGCCCGCCAACGCGACCAAGATCGTGGCCTTCGAATCCGTCTATTCCATGGATGGCGACATCGCGCCGATCCGCGAAATCGTCGAAGTGGCCGAGAAACACGGCGCCATGACCTATATCGACGAGGTTCATGCCGTGGGCATGTATGGCCCGCGCGGCGGCGGTGTTGCCGAACGTGAAGGGCTGATGGACCGCATCACCCTGATCGAGGGGACGCTGGGCAAGGCCTATGGCGTCGTCGGCGGCTACATCACCGGCAGCCATGCCCTTGTCGATTTCATCCGCAGCTTCGCCAGCGGTTTCATCTTCACCACCGCCCTGCCGCCCGCCGTGGCCGCGGCCGCCACCGCCTCGATCCGGCATCTCAAGGAAAGCTCCTATGAGCGTGACCTGCAAAAGCGGCAGGTTGCCCGCCTGCGCGCCCGGCTCGACGCCGAGGGCATCCCGCATGAGCGCAACCCCTCCCACATCATTCCCGTGATGGTGAAGGACCCGGTGAAATGCCGGATGCTTGCGGACATCCTGATGGACCAGTTCGGCATCTACGTGCAGCCGATCAATTATCCCACCGTCCCCAAGGGAACCGAACGCCTGCGCTTCACGCCCGGCCCGCTCCATACCGACGAGGACATCGAATACCTCGTGATGGCGCTCAAGACCCTTTGGAAACAATGCGCAATCGCGCATGCCGTGGCATAA
- a CDS encoding c-type cytochrome, translated as MSRKFVLAAAATLLSAPMAFAQDATGDAAAGEAAFRQCVACHVVQNDAGETLAGRNARTGPNLYGIAGEAWATGDDFRWSPGMQALNAAGVIIDEESFVAYVQDPTGYIREATGDNGARGAMAFRVRSEEDARNLYAYLVSLAAE; from the coding sequence ATGAGTCGCAAATTCGTGCTCGCTGCGGCGGCAACGCTCCTCTCCGCGCCGATGGCATTCGCGCAGGACGCAACCGGCGACGCTGCAGCCGGCGAAGCCGCTTTCCGCCAGTGCGTGGCCTGCCACGTCGTCCAGAACGACGCAGGCGAAACGCTGGCTGGCCGCAACGCCCGCACCGGCCCGAACCTTTATGGCATCGCAGGCGAAGCCTGGGCCACCGGCGATGATTTCCGCTGGTCGCCGGGCATGCAGGCTCTGAACGCAGCCGGCGTGATCATCGACGAGGAAAGCTTCGTCGCCTATGTGCAGGATCCCACCGGCTACATCCGCGAAGCCACCGGCGACAACGGCGCGCGGGGTGCGATGGCCTTCCGCGTCCGCTCCGAGGAAGACGCCCGCAACCTCTACGCCTATCTCGTGTCGCTCGCGGCAGAGTGA
- the bchO gene encoding alpha/beta fold hydrolase BchO translates to MKDELPPPDWPGRSASRIVAAKPHRWHVQVTGEGPDVLLLHGAGASSHSWAALMPHLADRHRVIALDLPGHGWTRSPRGRARLGDVASDIAALCVQEGWSPDLVIGHSAGGAISLELARQGLLQPRQLVVVNGALENFRGAAGVLFPVMAKVLALNPFTGLLISQGGRSVQQVRSILSSAGSTLDDAGLARYAHLIQRRAHVDGTLAMMAQWSLDDLNRALPDIAVPSLFLHGEKDGAVDLSVARRAASVMPAAELITLPGVGHLAQEEVPDRVAAEIRRFTDR, encoded by the coding sequence ATGAAGGACGAGCTGCCGCCGCCCGATTGGCCGGGGCGTTCGGCCAGCCGGATCGTCGCCGCCAAGCCGCATCGCTGGCATGTGCAGGTGACGGGCGAGGGGCCCGATGTGCTGCTGTTGCACGGCGCGGGGGCATCCTCGCATTCCTGGGCGGCGCTGATGCCCCATCTGGCCGATCGGCATCGGGTGATCGCGCTGGACCTGCCCGGCCATGGCTGGACCCGCAGCCCGCGTGGGCGTGCGCGGTTGGGCGATGTGGCCAGCGATATCGCAGCGCTTTGCGTTCAGGAGGGATGGTCGCCCGATCTGGTCATCGGACATTCCGCCGGGGGTGCGATCAGTCTCGAACTGGCACGGCAGGGTCTGTTGCAACCCCGCCAGCTGGTCGTCGTGAATGGCGCGCTCGAGAATTTCCGGGGCGCGGCGGGCGTGCTGTTTCCGGTCATGGCCAAGGTTCTGGCGCTGAACCCGTTCACCGGGCTGTTGATCAGCCAGGGAGGGCGGTCGGTGCAGCAGGTGCGATCGATCCTGTCGAGCGCGGGCAGCACGCTCGATGATGCGGGATTGGCGCGTTACGCGCATCTGATCCAGCGCCGCGCGCATGTCGACGGGACGCTGGCCATGATGGCGCAATGGTCGTTGGACGATCTGAACCGCGCCCTGCCCGATATCGCGGTACCGAGCCTGTTTCTGCATGGCGAAAAGGATGGCGCGGTGGATCTGTCCGTCGCACGGCGCGCCGCATCGGTCATGCCGGCGGCGGAACTGATCACATTGCCCGGTGTCGGGCATCTGGCGCAGGAGGAAGTGCCGGACCGCGTCGCTGCCGAAATCCGGCGGTTCACGGACAGGTAA